Proteins encoded within one genomic window of Amycolatopsis sp. 2-15:
- a CDS encoding aldo/keto reductase, translating to MERIAVGLAALGRPAYINLGRELPGTRDVPAMRAATHEVLDAAYAAGVRWVDVARSYGLAEDFLASWLAETGHADVMVSSKWGYRYVGEWRLDAPVHEVKEHSAARFAEQWAETRALLGDHVNLYQVHSLTVDSPLFSDAALIDALAGLSDQGVEIGFSTSGPAQADAVRRAFELEAAGRPVFSSVQSTWNVLEPSVGGALAEAHAAGKRVLVKETLANGRLVVEAPEPLRRIAAAHGVGPDAVAVAAVLANDWVSAALVGPSSTVQLASNLAATRVSPVADEVAELAGLAEEPEEYWRHRSHLGWD from the coding sequence ATGGAGCGCATCGCGGTCGGGCTCGCCGCTCTCGGCCGGCCCGCGTACATCAACCTGGGCCGGGAGCTGCCGGGGACGCGGGACGTGCCGGCGATGCGCGCCGCGACCCACGAGGTGCTCGACGCGGCTTACGCGGCGGGGGTGCGCTGGGTCGATGTCGCGCGTTCCTACGGGCTGGCCGAGGACTTCCTCGCGAGCTGGCTCGCGGAGACCGGCCACGCCGACGTGATGGTGTCGAGCAAGTGGGGCTACCGCTACGTCGGCGAGTGGCGGCTCGACGCGCCGGTGCACGAGGTCAAGGAGCACTCGGCGGCGCGGTTCGCCGAGCAGTGGGCCGAGACGCGGGCGTTGCTGGGCGACCACGTGAACCTGTACCAGGTGCATTCGCTCACTGTGGACAGTCCACTGTTCTCCGACGCGGCGCTGATCGACGCGCTCGCGGGGTTGTCCGATCAGGGGGTCGAGATCGGGTTCTCCACGTCCGGGCCGGCGCAGGCGGACGCCGTGCGGCGCGCGTTCGAGCTCGAAGCCGCGGGCCGGCCGGTGTTCTCGTCGGTGCAGTCCACTTGGAACGTCCTGGAGCCGTCGGTCGGCGGGGCGCTCGCCGAGGCGCACGCGGCGGGGAAACGGGTGCTGGTCAAGGAGACGCTGGCCAACGGGCGTCTGGTCGTGGAGGCGCCGGAGCCACTGAGGCGCATCGCCGCCGCGCACGGCGTGGGTCCGGACGCGGTCGCGGTGGCCGCGGTGCTGGCGAACGACTGGGTTTCGGCGGCTCTGGTGGGGCCGTCGAGCACGGTGCAGCTCGCGTCGAACCTGGCCGCCACGCGGGTTTCGCCGGTCGCGGACGAGGTGGCCGAGCTGGCGGGTCTGGCGGAGGAGCCGGAAGAGTACTGGCGGCACCGGTCCCACCTCGGGTGGGACTGA
- the arc gene encoding proteasome ATPase, with protein sequence MHHDLPGGRREEADPSATGGAGLTAEQQARQIRFLEEEVALLRRKLTDSPRQNRVLEQRLAEASERVSQLTERNTKLVETLREARGQLLALREEVDRLAQPPSGYGVFVTSYEDNTVDVFTAGRKMRVSVSPAVEISSLRRGQALRLNEALTVVEGGDFERTGEVCALREVLAPEDEGGIPRALVVGHADEERVVLLSEPLAEQPLKPGDSLLVDTKVGYAYERVPKAEVEDLVLEEVPDVRYEDIGGLSRQIEQIRDAVELPFLHADLYQEYQLRPPKGVLLYGPPGCGKTLIAKAVANSLAKKVAQARGDKADGKSYFLNIKGPELLNKFVGETERSIRLIFQRAREKASEGTPVIVFFDEMDSIFRTRGSGVSSDVETTIVPQLLSEIDGVEGLENVIVIGASNREDMIDPAILRPGRLDVKIKIERPDAEGAKDIFSKYLAEGLPIHADDLAEFGGDQKATFDAMIQHTVERMYEESDENRFLEVTYANGDKEVLYFRDFNSGAMIQNIVDRAKKSAIKSVLETQQPGLRVQHLLDAIVDEFAENEDLPNTTNPDDWARISGKKGERIVYIRTLVTGKNQDSGRAIDTATNTGQYL encoded by the coding sequence ATGCATCATGACCTTCCCGGAGGTCGGCGCGAGGAGGCCGACCCTTCAGCAACAGGCGGAGCTGGGCTTACGGCGGAGCAACAAGCCCGGCAGATCCGTTTTCTCGAGGAGGAAGTGGCGCTCTTGCGTCGCAAACTCACCGATTCGCCGCGGCAGAACCGAGTTCTCGAACAGCGCCTCGCCGAGGCGTCCGAACGGGTGAGCCAGCTCACCGAGCGCAACACGAAACTGGTCGAGACCCTGCGCGAGGCGCGTGGTCAGCTGCTTGCCCTGCGCGAGGAGGTCGACAGACTGGCCCAGCCGCCGAGCGGCTACGGGGTCTTCGTCACCTCGTACGAGGACAACACGGTGGACGTCTTCACCGCGGGCCGCAAGATGCGGGTCTCGGTGTCGCCGGCCGTGGAGATCTCGTCGCTGCGCCGTGGTCAGGCGTTGCGTCTCAACGAGGCACTCACCGTTGTCGAAGGCGGCGATTTCGAGCGCACCGGTGAGGTGTGCGCACTGCGTGAGGTGCTCGCACCCGAGGACGAGGGCGGCATTCCCCGTGCCCTCGTGGTGGGGCACGCGGACGAGGAGCGGGTTGTCCTGCTCTCCGAACCGCTGGCCGAGCAGCCGCTCAAGCCGGGCGACTCGCTGCTCGTGGACACGAAGGTCGGGTACGCGTACGAGCGGGTGCCCAAGGCCGAGGTCGAGGACCTGGTGCTGGAGGAGGTGCCCGACGTCCGCTACGAGGACATCGGTGGCCTGAGCAGGCAGATCGAGCAGATCCGCGACGCGGTGGAGCTGCCGTTCCTGCACGCCGATCTCTACCAGGAGTACCAGCTGCGGCCGCCGAAGGGCGTGCTGCTCTACGGGCCTCCGGGCTGCGGGAAGACGCTCATCGCCAAGGCGGTGGCCAACTCCCTGGCCAAGAAGGTCGCGCAGGCACGGGGCGACAAGGCGGACGGGAAGTCCTACTTCCTGAACATCAAGGGCCCCGAGCTGCTCAACAAGTTCGTCGGCGAGACCGAGCGGTCCATCCGCCTGATCTTCCAGCGGGCTCGGGAGAAGGCCTCCGAGGGCACTCCCGTCATCGTGTTCTTCGACGAGATGGACTCCATCTTCCGCACCCGTGGCTCGGGCGTGTCCTCCGACGTGGAGACCACGATCGTGCCGCAGCTGCTGTCGGAGATCGACGGTGTGGAAGGGCTGGAGAACGTCATCGTCATCGGCGCCTCCAACCGTGAGGACATGATCGACCCGGCGATCCTGCGGCCGGGCCGGCTCGACGTGAAGATCAAGATCGAGCGTCCGGACGCCGAAGGCGCGAAGGACATCTTCTCCAAGTACCTGGCCGAAGGCCTGCCGATCCACGCCGACGACCTGGCGGAGTTCGGCGGGGACCAGAAGGCCACGTTCGACGCGATGATCCAGCACACCGTCGAGCGCATGTACGAGGAGAGCGACGAAAACCGGTTCCTCGAGGTGACCTACGCCAACGGGGACAAGGAAGTCCTGTACTTCCGCGACTTCAACTCGGGCGCGATGATCCAGAACATCGTGGACCGGGCGAAGAAGTCGGCGATCAAGTCGGTGCTGGAGACCCAGCAGCCCGGCTTGCGCGTGCAGCACCTGCTGGACGCGATCGTCGACGAGTTCGCGGAGAACGAGGACCTGCCGAACACCACGAACCCGGACGACTGGGCCCGGATCTCCGGCAAGAAGGGTGAGCGGATCGTCTACATCCGCACGCTCGTCACCGGCAAGAACCAGGACTCGGGGCGGGCGATCGACACCGCCACGAACACGGGTCAGTACCTGTAA